In one Oscillospiraceae bacterium genomic region, the following are encoded:
- the gyrB_2 gene encoding DNA gyrase subunit B: MAKTTAKQNYGNDSISALKGADRVRKRPGVIFGSDGLEGCQHAVFEILSNAIDEAREGHGSLITVTRYEDKSIEVEDFGRGCPVDWNEKEQKFNWELVFCELYAGGKYGNSEGENYEYSLGLNGLGSCATQYASAYFDAVIHRDGFEYALHFEKGENVGGLTKTPYDGKKTGSRFHWKPDLDVFTDINIPVDFYLDVMKRQAVVNAGVTFRFRNQVGGRFETTDFKYDNGIVDYVGELAGENSLTQPVFWQTERRGRDRADKPEYKVKLSLSFCFSNTVQVIEHYHNSSWLEHGGSPEKAVKSAFVSAIDSYLRQQNKYQKSESKIVWGDIEDCLVLVSNNFSTQTSYENQTKKAINNKFVQEAMTDFLKSQMEVYFIENRFDAEKIAEQVLINKRSRESAEKARLNIKKKLSGSVDIANRVQKFVDCRTKDTERRELYIVEGDSALGSVKLSRDAEFQGIMPVRGKILNCLKADYGKIFKSEIIVDLLKVLGCGCEVSDKHAKDMAAFDLMNLRWNKVVICTDADVDGFQIRTLILTMLYRLVPTLIQRGYVYIAESPLYEIGCKDQTWFAYNETEKANILTELAGKKYTIQRSKGLGENEPDMMWLTTMNPATRRLIKVMPEDVARTAAVFDLLLGDNLQGRKDHIADNGYKYLELADIS, from the coding sequence ATGGCAAAAACCACCGCCAAGCAGAATTACGGCAACGATTCCATCTCCGCCCTGAAGGGGGCCGACCGGGTCCGCAAGCGCCCGGGGGTCATCTTCGGCTCCGACGGTCTGGAGGGCTGTCAGCACGCCGTTTTCGAGATCCTCTCCAACGCCATCGACGAGGCCCGGGAGGGCCACGGCTCCCTGATTACCGTCACCCGGTACGAGGACAAGTCCATCGAGGTGGAGGACTTCGGCCGGGGCTGCCCGGTGGACTGGAACGAGAAGGAGCAGAAGTTCAACTGGGAGCTGGTGTTCTGCGAGCTTTACGCCGGCGGCAAGTACGGCAACAGCGAGGGGGAGAACTACGAGTACTCCCTGGGCCTCAACGGCCTGGGCTCTTGCGCCACCCAGTACGCCTCCGCCTACTTCGACGCCGTCATCCACCGGGACGGGTTTGAGTACGCCCTCCACTTCGAGAAGGGCGAGAACGTGGGCGGCCTGACCAAGACCCCCTACGACGGGAAAAAGACCGGCTCCCGCTTCCACTGGAAGCCCGACCTGGACGTGTTCACCGACATCAATATCCCGGTGGACTTCTACCTGGACGTGATGAAGCGCCAGGCGGTGGTCAACGCCGGGGTGACCTTCCGCTTCCGCAACCAGGTGGGCGGCAGGTTTGAGACCACCGACTTCAAGTACGACAACGGCATCGTGGACTACGTGGGGGAGCTGGCCGGGGAGAATTCCCTCACCCAGCCCGTGTTCTGGCAGACCGAGCGCCGGGGCCGCGACCGGGCGGACAAGCCCGAGTACAAGGTGAAGCTGTCGCTGTCCTTCTGCTTTTCCAACACGGTGCAGGTCATCGAGCACTACCACAACTCCTCCTGGCTGGAGCACGGCGGCAGCCCGGAGAAAGCGGTGAAGTCGGCCTTCGTCTCGGCCATCGACTCCTACCTGCGCCAGCAGAACAAGTACCAGAAGAGCGAGAGCAAGATCGTCTGGGGGGACATCGAGGACTGCCTGGTGCTGGTGTCCAACAACTTCTCCACCCAGACCTCCTACGAGAACCAGACCAAGAAGGCCATCAACAACAAGTTCGTGCAGGAGGCCATGACCGACTTCCTCAAGAGCCAGATGGAGGTCTACTTCATCGAAAACCGCTTCGACGCGGAGAAGATCGCCGAACAGGTGCTCATCAACAAGCGCAGCCGCGAGAGCGCGGAGAAGGCCCGGCTGAATATCAAAAAGAAGCTCTCGGGCAGCGTGGACATCGCCAACCGGGTGCAGAAGTTCGTGGACTGTCGCACCAAGGACACCGAGCGCCGGGAGCTCTACATCGTGGAGGGCGACTCGGCCCTGGGCAGCGTCAAGCTCAGCCGGGACGCGGAATTCCAGGGGATTATGCCCGTGCGGGGTAAAATTTTGAACTGCCTCAAGGCCGACTACGGCAAGATCTTCAAAAGCGAGATCATCGTGGATCTGCTCAAGGTGCTGGGCTGCGGCTGCGAGGTCAGCGACAAGCACGCCAAGGACATGGCGGCCTTCGACCTGATGAACCTGCGGTGGAACAAGGTGGTCATCTGCACCGACGCCGACGTGGACGGGTTTCAAATCCGCACCCTGATCCTTACCATGCTCTACCGCCTGGTGCCCACCCTCATTCAGCGCGGGTACGTGTATATCGCGGAATCCCCCCTGTATGAGATTGGCTGCAAGGATCAGACCTGGTTTGCCTACAACGAGACGGAGAAGGCAAACATCCTCACCGAGCTGGCGGGCAAGAAATACACCATTCAGCGCTCCAAGGGCCTGGGCGAGAACGAGCCGGACATGATGTGGCTGACCACCATGAACCCGGCCACCCGGCGGCTGATTAAGGTGATGCCCGAGGATGTGGCGCGCACCGCCGCCGTCTTCGACCTGCTGCTGGGAGACAACCTCCAGGGCCGCAAGGACCACATCGCGGACAACGGGTACAAATACCTGGAGCTGGCGGATATTTCGTAA
- a CDS encoding cation-transporting ATPase, P-type, with protein sequence MSNTYFNRTAQETLDGQRTTLSGLGSAEVKARAEQYGPNKLSEGKKKSVLQVFLEQFKDLMVAILIVAAIISMFSGNAESTIVIFAVLILNAILGTFQYLKAEKSLESLKAMSSPVAKVMRGGARVEIPSQEVLPGDIVLLEAGDMVVADGRIVENFSLKVNESSLTGESEGVDKTADVIASEQVALGDQKNMVFSGSLVTYGRATVVVTATGMGTELGKIASLMNQTQQRKTPLQESLDNFSRKLALVIMVICAAVFALSVFRSHMPILDSLMFAVALAVAAIPEALSSIVTIVLAMGTQKMARENAIIKDLKAVESLGAVSVICSDKTGTLTQNKMTPQKVYADGSLLEGDDLNLVNDVQRLLLKSALLASDATEVEGVAIGDPTEVALVQLGDRFGVDEVSYRQQHPRLGELAFDSDRKLMSTLHDIDGVPTLFTKGAIDVLLGRSKYLLTRQGPVEMTPERREEISRVNMELSMEGLRVLAFAFKELPGFRPPALEDEDGFTFIGLISMIDPPRPEAVQAVADAKQGGIRTIMITGDHKVTASAIARQLGIFRDGDEALSGVELDAMTDGDLDQRLEKISVYARVSPEHKIRIVSAWQRRGCIVSMTGDGVNDAPALKRADIGVAMGITGTEVSKDAASMILADDNFATIVKAVVNGRNVYTNIKNSIKFLLSGNAAGIFCVIYASLMGLPVPFAPVHLLFINLLTDSLPAIAIGMEPARRGLLDQKPRNPKEPILNRELLSRIGGQGLLIALATMTAFYLGLPSGAAAASTMAFATLTLARLFHGFNCRGRESIFRLGLGSNKFSLLAFGGGVLLLAAVLFVPGLKGLFLVAPLTAANLGEIAALAFAPTVIIQICKVIRECVKKK encoded by the coding sequence ATGTCAAACACCTACTTTAACCGCACCGCCCAGGAGACGCTGGACGGCCAGCGCACCACCCTGTCCGGCCTCGGCTCCGCCGAGGTGAAGGCCAGGGCGGAGCAGTACGGCCCCAACAAGCTCTCCGAGGGCAAGAAAAAGAGCGTGCTCCAGGTCTTTCTGGAGCAGTTTAAGGATCTGATGGTGGCCATCCTCATTGTGGCGGCCATCATCTCCATGTTCTCCGGCAACGCGGAGAGCACCATCGTGATCTTCGCGGTCCTCATCCTCAACGCCATCCTGGGCACCTTCCAGTACCTGAAGGCGGAGAAGAGCCTGGAGAGTCTGAAGGCCATGTCCTCGCCGGTGGCCAAGGTCATGCGCGGGGGCGCGCGGGTGGAGATCCCCTCCCAGGAGGTCCTGCCCGGCGACATCGTGCTGCTGGAGGCCGGGGACATGGTGGTGGCCGACGGGCGCATCGTGGAGAACTTCTCCCTCAAGGTCAACGAGAGCTCCCTCACCGGCGAATCCGAGGGCGTGGACAAGACGGCGGACGTGATCGCCAGCGAGCAGGTGGCCCTGGGCGACCAGAAGAACATGGTGTTCTCCGGCTCCCTGGTGACCTACGGCCGGGCCACGGTGGTGGTGACCGCCACCGGCATGGGCACCGAGCTGGGCAAGATCGCCTCCCTCATGAACCAGACCCAGCAGCGCAAGACCCCCCTCCAGGAGAGCCTGGACAACTTCTCCCGCAAGCTGGCCCTGGTCATCATGGTCATCTGCGCCGCGGTGTTCGCCCTGTCCGTCTTCCGCAGCCACATGCCCATCCTGGACTCCCTGATGTTCGCCGTGGCCCTGGCCGTGGCCGCCATCCCCGAGGCCCTGAGCTCCATCGTCACCATCGTGCTGGCCATGGGCACCCAGAAGATGGCCCGCGAAAACGCCATCATCAAGGACCTCAAGGCGGTGGAGAGCCTGGGGGCCGTGTCGGTCATCTGCTCGGACAAGACGGGCACCCTGACCCAGAACAAAATGACCCCCCAGAAGGTGTACGCCGACGGCTCCCTGCTGGAGGGGGACGACCTGAACCTGGTCAACGACGTGCAGCGGCTGCTCTTGAAGTCCGCCCTGCTGGCCAGCGACGCCACGGAGGTGGAGGGGGTTGCCATCGGGGACCCCACCGAGGTGGCCCTGGTGCAGCTGGGCGACAGGTTCGGCGTGGACGAGGTGTCCTACCGGCAGCAGCACCCCCGGCTGGGGGAGCTGGCCTTCGACTCCGACCGCAAGCTCATGAGCACCCTGCACGACATCGACGGCGTGCCCACCCTGTTCACCAAGGGGGCCATCGACGTGCTGCTGGGCCGCTCCAAATACCTGCTCACCCGGCAGGGCCCCGTGGAGATGACTCCGGAGCGCCGGGAGGAGATCTCCCGGGTGAATATGGAGCTGTCCATGGAGGGCCTGCGGGTGCTGGCCTTCGCCTTTAAGGAGCTGCCCGGCTTCCGGCCCCCCGCGCTGGAGGACGAGGATGGGTTCACCTTCATCGGCCTCATCTCCATGATCGACCCGCCCCGGCCCGAGGCCGTGCAGGCCGTGGCCGACGCCAAGCAGGGCGGCATCCGCACCATCATGATCACCGGCGACCACAAGGTCACCGCCTCCGCCATCGCCCGGCAGCTGGGTATCTTCCGGGACGGGGACGAGGCCCTCTCCGGCGTGGAGCTGGACGCCATGACCGACGGGGATCTGGACCAGCGGCTGGAGAAGATCTCGGTCTACGCCCGCGTCTCCCCCGAGCACAAGATCCGCATCGTCTCGGCCTGGCAGCGCAGGGGCTGCATCGTCTCCATGACCGGCGACGGCGTCAACGACGCGCCCGCCCTCAAGCGGGCCGACATCGGCGTGGCCATGGGCATCACCGGCACCGAGGTCAGCAAGGACGCCGCCTCCATGATCCTGGCCGACGATAACTTCGCCACCATCGTCAAGGCCGTGGTCAACGGCCGCAACGTCTACACCAATATCAAGAACTCCATCAAGTTCCTGCTCTCCGGCAACGCGGCGGGCATCTTCTGCGTGATCTACGCCTCCCTCATGGGCCTGCCCGTGCCCTTCGCGCCGGTGCACCTGCTGTTCATCAACCTGCTGACCGACTCCCTGCCCGCCATCGCCATCGGCATGGAGCCCGCCCGGCGGGGCCTGCTGGACCAGAAGCCCCGCAACCCCAAGGAGCCCATCCTCAACCGGGAGCTGCTCTCCCGCATCGGCGGGCAGGGCCTGCTGATCGCCCTGGCAACCATGACCGCCTTCTACCTGGGCCTGCCCTCCGGCGCGGCGGCGGCCTCCACCATGGCCTTCGCCACCCTGACCCTGGCCCGGCTCTTCCACGGCTTCAACTGCCGGGGCCGGGAGTCCATCTTCCGCCTGGGGCTGGGCAGCAACAAGTTCTCCCTGCTGGCCTTCGGCGGCGGCGTACTGCTGCTGGCGGCGGTGCTCTTCGTCCCCGGCCTCAAGGGGCTGTTTCTCGTCGCCCCCCTCACCGCCGCCAACCTGGGGGAGATCGCCGCCCTGGCCTTTGCCCCCACCGTGATTATCCAGATCTGCAAGGTGATCCGCGAGTGCGTGAAAAAGAAATAA
- a CDS encoding V-type ATP synthase subunit K: MNFLETFGGLALALLGAGLAAVLAGVGSAKGTGIAGEAGTGLLCEDPSKFGKVLILQVIPGTQGLYGLVVWFFAVFRMGLLSGGAFDLSVAQGLQYFAACLPMALGGLFSAIAQGRVAAGSINILAKKPDDWAKGMVLCITVEFYAILSLLASMLMIINISG, encoded by the coding sequence ATGAATTTCCTGGAAACTTTCGGCGGACTTGCTCTGGCGCTGCTGGGCGCCGGCCTGGCGGCCGTGCTGGCCGGCGTGGGATCGGCCAAGGGCACCGGCATCGCCGGCGAGGCGGGCACCGGCCTTCTGTGCGAGGACCCCTCCAAGTTCGGTAAGGTTCTGATTCTCCAGGTCATCCCCGGCACCCAGGGCCTGTACGGCCTGGTGGTGTGGTTCTTCGCCGTGTTCCGCATGGGCCTGCTCTCCGGCGGCGCCTTCGATCTGAGCGTGGCCCAGGGCCTGCAGTACTTCGCAGCCTGCCTGCCCATGGCCCTCGGCGGCCTGTTCTCCGCTATCGCCCAGGGCCGCGTGGCCGCGGGCTCCATCAACATCCTAGCCAAGAAGCCCGACGACTGGGCCAAGGGCATGGTGCTGTGCATCACCGTCGAGTTCTACGCCATCCTGTCCCTGCTGGCGTCCATGCTGATGATCATCAACATCAGCGGCTAG
- the gyrA_2 gene encoding DNA gyrase subunit A, with the protein MAKKKAPEEGKKKPVNPNVKGLHAEVLEQPITETLEVNYMPYAMSVIVSRAIPEIDGFKPSHRKLLYTMYKMGLLNGARTKSANVVGQTMKLNPHGDQAIYDTMVRLSRGYGALLHPLVDSKGNFGKVYSRDMAWAASRYTEVRLDPICAELFRDIDQDTVDFVDNYDGSLKEPTLLPTAFPNVLVSANQGIAVGMASNLCGFHLGEVCDAAAAYLKDPGCDLLAHLKAPDFPTGGELLYDEAALRQIYKTGRGSFQVRSKWRYVKEENLIEVYEIPYTTTVEAIIDKVAELIKAGKIREIADMRDETDLTGLKIAIDLKRGTDPDKLMQKLFRSTSLQDSFSCNFNILIAGMPRVMGVGEILEEWTAWRMDSVRRRTYYVMKKKEEKLHLLQGLKKILLDIDRAIKIIRETEEDAEVIPNLMIGFGIDQIQAEYVADIKLRNINKEYILKRIEETSSLEEEIADLRDIVNNPKRIKAIIVNELAAVKKKFAAPRRTEILYEHQALALPDPEEDVPDYPVNVFLSREGYFKKITPQSLRMSGEQKYKEGDGPSQSWEGNNRDELLVFTDRQQCYKARLSDFDDTKASVLGDYLPTRLGMDPGESVVWACVTRDYGGHLLFFFQNGKAARVPLEAYQTQTRRKRLTGAYSDKSPLAAVLLLREDMEVAAYSTEGRVVVFHTAVLSPKTTRSTQGVNVMTLKPKYRLEDARPLADTPIVNAARYRARALPIAGALLRDEDRAEKQISLLE; encoded by the coding sequence ATGGCTAAGAAAAAAGCCCCCGAGGAGGGGAAGAAAAAGCCGGTCAACCCCAACGTCAAGGGCCTGCACGCCGAGGTGCTGGAGCAGCCCATCACCGAGACGCTGGAAGTCAACTACATGCCCTACGCCATGAGCGTCATCGTCTCCCGCGCCATCCCGGAGATCGACGGCTTCAAGCCCTCCCACCGCAAGCTGCTGTACACCATGTACAAGATGGGCCTGCTCAACGGCGCGCGCACCAAGAGCGCCAACGTGGTGGGCCAGACCATGAAGCTCAACCCCCACGGCGACCAGGCCATCTACGACACCATGGTGCGCCTCTCCCGGGGCTACGGGGCCCTGCTGCACCCCCTGGTGGACTCCAAGGGCAACTTCGGCAAGGTCTACTCCCGGGACATGGCCTGGGCCGCCTCCCGGTACACCGAGGTGCGCCTGGACCCCATCTGCGCCGAGCTCTTCCGGGACATCGACCAGGACACGGTGGACTTTGTGGACAACTACGACGGCTCCCTGAAGGAGCCCACCCTCCTGCCCACCGCCTTCCCGAACGTGCTGGTCAGCGCCAACCAGGGCATCGCCGTGGGCATGGCCTCCAACCTGTGCGGCTTCCACCTGGGGGAGGTGTGCGACGCGGCGGCGGCCTACCTCAAGGACCCGGGGTGCGACCTGCTGGCCCACCTCAAGGCCCCCGACTTCCCCACGGGGGGCGAGCTGCTGTACGACGAGGCCGCCCTGCGCCAGATCTACAAGACCGGGCGGGGCTCCTTCCAGGTGCGCTCCAAGTGGCGCTACGTGAAGGAGGAAAACCTCATCGAGGTCTACGAAATCCCCTACACCACCACCGTGGAGGCCATCATCGACAAGGTGGCCGAGCTCATCAAGGCGGGGAAAATCCGGGAGATCGCGGACATGCGGGACGAGACCGACCTGACGGGCCTGAAGATCGCCATCGACCTGAAGCGGGGCACCGACCCGGACAAGCTGATGCAGAAGCTCTTCCGCTCCACCTCCCTCCAGGACTCCTTCTCTTGCAACTTCAATATCCTCATTGCCGGGATGCCCCGGGTGATGGGGGTGGGGGAGATCCTGGAGGAGTGGACGGCGTGGCGCATGGACTCCGTCCGGCGGCGCACCTACTACGTCATGAAGAAGAAGGAGGAGAAGCTCCACCTCCTCCAGGGCCTGAAAAAAATCCTGCTGGACATCGACCGGGCCATCAAAATTATCCGGGAGACCGAGGAGGACGCCGAGGTCATCCCCAACCTGATGATCGGCTTCGGCATCGACCAGATCCAGGCCGAGTACGTGGCCGACATCAAGCTGCGCAACATCAACAAAGAGTATATTTTAAAGCGGATCGAGGAAACCTCCAGCCTTGAGGAGGAGATCGCGGATCTGCGGGATATTGTCAACAACCCCAAGCGCATTAAGGCCATTATCGTGAACGAGCTGGCCGCGGTGAAGAAGAAGTTCGCCGCCCCCCGCCGCACCGAGATCCTCTATGAGCACCAGGCCCTGGCCCTGCCCGACCCGGAGGAGGACGTGCCCGACTACCCGGTGAACGTGTTCCTCTCCCGGGAGGGCTACTTCAAAAAGATCACCCCCCAGTCCCTGCGCATGTCGGGGGAGCAGAAGTACAAGGAGGGGGACGGCCCGTCCCAGAGCTGGGAGGGGAACAACCGGGACGAGCTGCTGGTGTTCACCGACCGGCAGCAGTGCTACAAGGCCCGGCTCAGCGATTTCGACGACACCAAGGCCAGCGTGCTGGGGGACTACCTGCCCACCAGGCTGGGCATGGACCCCGGCGAGAGCGTGGTGTGGGCCTGCGTCACAAGGGACTACGGCGGCCACCTGCTCTTCTTCTTCCAGAACGGCAAGGCCGCCCGGGTGCCGCTGGAGGCCTACCAGACCCAGACCCGGCGCAAGCGCCTGACCGGGGCCTACTCGGACAAGAGCCCCCTGGCCGCCGTGCTGCTGCTCCGGGAGGACATGGAGGTGGCGGCCTACTCCACCGAGGGCCGGGTGGTGGTGTTCCACACCGCCGTGCTGAGCCCCAAGACCACCCGCAGCACCCAGGGGGTAAACGTGATGACCCTCAAGCCCAAGTACCGCCTGGAGGACGCCCGCCCCCTGGCGGATACCCCCATCGTCAACGCCGCCCGCTACCGCGCCCGGGCCCTGCCCATCGCCGGGGCCCTGCTGCGGGACGAGGACCGGGCGGAAAAACAGATTTCCCTGCTGGAGTGA
- a CDS encoding transcriptional regulator, translated as MDTVTAVRNRILQLCEQHDITINRLAALSALPPSSIKNILYGKSRNPKIVTIKMICDGLEMTLGEFFSTGEFNALEQELK; from the coding sequence ATGGATACCGTTACGGCAGTACGCAACCGCATTTTACAGCTGTGTGAGCAGCACGACATCACCATAAACCGTTTGGCCGCCCTGTCGGCGCTCCCGCCCTCGTCGATTAAAAATATCCTGTACGGGAAGAGCAGGAACCCCAAGATTGTCACCATCAAGATGATCTGCGACGGCCTGGAGATGACCCTGGGGGAGTTTTTCAGCACCGGGGAGTTCAACGCGCTGGAACAGGAGCTGAAATAA
- the atpI gene encoding V-type ATP synthase subunit I yields MSIVKMKRLRLVGMQSERDELLKLLQHMGCVEIGDPAEHLADPEWAALTRPDTRALTAAKEAHNSAQTALQLLKAHGAKTGGFLKARPVISEKELFDDGAYTEALELAGHLNDLERRTAALYAEQNKLKAQKIALAPWMDLDIPLETTSTQDVNVVFGTVAGTSDLSKLEGELQNATELAQLLRGGKDTELQYVVLVYHKSAEEAVGEVLKQYGFSRATLRGWTGTAAENDRRLDTLLAGNAKQLEETRAAVDAFKDRTAALTRCLDRATQEIAREEARCRLLDTGTAFFLDGWMPAGEEKKLADKLERFTCCWETADPTPEEYPEVPVKLKNNALTKPLNMVTEMYSLPAYDGVDPNPLMAPFFILFYGIMMADMGYGLLMMIASVVVLKVSRPKAGMHNFFALLGLCGISTFIMGAITGGFFSDMIPQIIRLFNPESTFVWFWKPLFTPLDDTLMILVGSMCLGFIQIITGMVVSFVKKIRDGQVLDAIWEEGTWWVVFAGAALAILGVTNLVLILGGVMVLVGSGWNAKGFGKVTAVFGSLYNHVTGYFGDILSYSRLMALMLAGSVIAQVFNTLGAIPGNIVLFFIISLLGNALNFALNLLGCFVHDLRLQCLEYFGKFYKDGGKPFRPLEIKTKFVDIE; encoded by the coding sequence ATGTCCATCGTCAAAATGAAGCGGCTGCGGCTCGTCGGGATGCAGTCCGAGCGGGATGAGCTGCTCAAGCTGCTTCAGCACATGGGCTGCGTGGAGATTGGCGACCCCGCCGAGCACCTCGCCGACCCCGAGTGGGCCGCCCTGACGCGGCCGGACACCCGCGCCCTCACCGCCGCGAAGGAGGCCCACAACAGCGCCCAGACCGCCCTCCAGCTATTGAAGGCCCACGGGGCCAAGACGGGCGGGTTCCTCAAGGCCCGGCCTGTCATCTCGGAAAAGGAGCTCTTTGACGACGGAGCCTACACCGAGGCGCTGGAGCTGGCGGGCCACCTGAACGACCTGGAGCGGCGCACCGCCGCGCTCTACGCGGAGCAGAACAAGCTCAAGGCCCAAAAAATCGCCCTGGCCCCCTGGATGGATCTGGACATCCCCCTGGAGACCACCTCCACCCAGGACGTGAACGTGGTGTTCGGCACGGTGGCCGGCACGTCCGACCTGTCCAAGCTGGAGGGCGAGCTGCAAAACGCTACTGAGCTGGCCCAGCTCCTGCGGGGCGGGAAGGACACCGAGCTGCAGTACGTGGTGCTCGTGTACCACAAGAGCGCCGAGGAGGCCGTGGGCGAGGTCTTGAAGCAGTACGGCTTCTCCCGCGCCACCCTGCGGGGCTGGACGGGGACGGCGGCGGAGAACGACCGGCGGCTGGACACCCTGCTGGCCGGGAACGCCAAGCAGCTGGAGGAGACCCGCGCGGCGGTGGACGCCTTTAAGGACCGCACCGCCGCCCTCACCCGCTGCCTGGACCGCGCCACCCAGGAGATCGCCCGGGAGGAGGCCCGCTGCCGCCTGCTGGACACGGGGACGGCCTTCTTCCTGGACGGCTGGATGCCCGCCGGCGAGGAGAAGAAGCTCGCCGACAAGCTGGAGCGCTTCACCTGCTGCTGGGAGACCGCGGACCCCACGCCGGAGGAGTACCCCGAGGTGCCGGTCAAGCTGAAAAACAACGCCCTCACCAAGCCCCTGAACATGGTGACCGAGATGTACTCCCTGCCCGCCTACGACGGGGTGGACCCCAACCCCCTGATGGCCCCCTTCTTCATCCTGTTCTACGGGATTATGATGGCCGACATGGGGTACGGGCTGCTGATGATGATCGCCTCCGTGGTGGTGCTCAAGGTGTCCCGGCCCAAGGCCGGCATGCACAACTTTTTCGCCCTGCTGGGCCTGTGCGGCATCAGCACCTTTATTATGGGCGCCATCACCGGCGGCTTTTTCAGCGACATGATCCCCCAGATTATCCGGCTGTTCAACCCCGAAAGCACCTTCGTCTGGTTCTGGAAGCCCCTCTTCACCCCCCTGGACGACACCCTGATGATCCTGGTGGGCTCCATGTGTCTGGGCTTCATCCAGATTATCACCGGCATGGTGGTCAGCTTCGTCAAGAAGATCCGCGACGGGCAGGTGCTGGACGCCATCTGGGAGGAGGGCACCTGGTGGGTGGTCTTCGCCGGCGCCGCCCTGGCCATCCTGGGCGTGACCAACCTGGTGCTCATCCTGGGCGGCGTGATGGTGCTGGTGGGCTCGGGCTGGAATGCCAAGGGCTTCGGCAAGGTGACCGCCGTGTTCGGCTCCCTCTACAACCACGTGACGGGCTATTTTGGAGACATCCTCTCCTACTCCCGCCTCATGGCCCTGATGCTGGCGGGCAGCGTCATCGCCCAGGTGTTCAACACCCTGGGGGCCATCCCCGGCAACATCGTGCTCTTTTTCATCATCTCCCTGTTGGGCAACGCGCTCAACTTCGCCCTTAACCTGCTGGGCTGCTTCGTGCACGACCTGCGTCTGCAGTGCCTGGAGTATTTTGGCAAGTTCTACAAGGACGGCGGGAAGCCCTTCCGCCCCCTTGAGATCAAAACAAAATTTGTGGACATCGAGTAA
- a CDS encoding membrane protein, which produces MRQTLKKYVFPYLWITVASIIYAVGFNWCYAPNQIGFGGITGVGQVINHFLPWAPIGTVVILLNIPLFLAGWKLLGGHLLLSSLYAMFVSSIFIDLLDLLYTFEPMEPLLACIFGGVLMGGSLGIVFLQGATTGGTDLIARLAKLKFAWLPMGKLLMVIDLVVIIMVAVAFRSLYSALYGVVALYISTIVMDGVLYGLDNAKVAYIISDKHEAITHAIVHDIDRGVTILHGEGAYSGAEKKVLLCAFKQRQIVALKRTVKEIDPAAFVIVCEAHEVLGDGFREYKQNDI; this is translated from the coding sequence ATGCGGCAGACCCTGAAAAAATACGTTTTCCCCTACCTGTGGATTACCGTGGCCTCGATTATCTACGCCGTGGGCTTCAACTGGTGCTACGCGCCCAACCAGATCGGCTTCGGCGGCATCACCGGCGTGGGGCAGGTCATCAACCACTTCCTGCCCTGGGCCCCCATCGGCACGGTGGTCATCCTGCTCAACATCCCCCTCTTCCTGGCGGGCTGGAAGCTGCTGGGCGGGCATCTGCTGCTGAGCTCCCTCTACGCCATGTTCGTGTCCTCCATCTTTATCGACCTGCTGGATCTGCTCTACACCTTCGAGCCTATGGAGCCCCTGCTGGCCTGCATCTTCGGCGGCGTGCTGATGGGGGGCAGCCTGGGGATCGTCTTCCTCCAGGGGGCCACCACCGGGGGCACCGACCTCATCGCCCGGCTGGCCAAGCTCAAATTCGCCTGGCTGCCCATGGGCAAGCTGCTGATGGTCATCGACCTAGTGGTCATTATTATGGTGGCCGTGGCCTTCCGGAGCCTGTACAGCGCCCTGTACGGCGTGGTGGCCCTGTATATCTCCACCATCGTCATGGACGGGGTGCTCTACGGCCTGGACAACGCCAAGGTGGCCTATATCATCAGCGACAAGCACGAGGCCATCACCCACGCCATCGTCCACGACATCGACCGGGGGGTCACCATCCTCCACGGCGAGGGGGCCTACTCGGGGGCGGAGAAAAAGGTGCTGCTGTGCGCCTTCAAGCAGCGGCAGATCGTCGCGCTCAAGCGCACCGTGAAGGAGATCGACCCGGCCGCCTTCGTCATCGTCTGCGAGGCCCACGAGGTGCTGGGCGACGGGTTCCGGGAGTATAAACAAAACGACATTTAA